One stretch of Geoalkalibacter ferrihydriticus DSM 17813 DNA includes these proteins:
- a CDS encoding c-type cytochrome, with product MIRPLFLLCTLLVFLVACSREEPAPPAPKEEPSAVKAPEARPTPSGPIVTNNPQDLAEMGARYYHRACAQCHNDGEGGAPRLGDVPAWQPRLDKGMHKLVENAIQGYQGESGLMPARGGNPQLRAEAVSLAVRFMVEMAQPDEDDMEDLEEDGWDENSEEE from the coding sequence ATGATTCGCCCTCTGTTTTTGCTTTGCACCCTGTTGGTCTTTCTCGTCGCCTGTAGCCGCGAGGAGCCCGCACCGCCGGCACCCAAAGAGGAGCCGTCCGCGGTAAAGGCACCGGAAGCGCGGCCGACACCCTCGGGTCCCATCGTGACCAACAATCCTCAGGACTTGGCCGAAATGGGCGCACGCTATTATCACCGCGCCTGCGCTCAATGCCACAACGACGGCGAGGGCGGCGCGCCGCGCCTGGGCGATGTACCCGCCTGGCAACCGCGCCTGGACAAGGGCATGCACAAGCTGGTGGAAAATGCCATCCAAGGCTACCAGGGCGAAAGCGGCCTGATGCCGGCGCGCGGCGGCAACCCGCAACTGCGCGCCGAAGCCGTGTCCCTGGCGGTGCGTTTCATGGTCGAAATGGCCCAACCGGATGAGGACGACATGGAAGATCTGGAAGAAGACGGCTGGGACGAAAATTCCGAAGAGGAATAG